One genomic region from Athalia rosae chromosome 3, iyAthRosa1.1, whole genome shotgun sequence encodes:
- the LOC105691174 gene encoding translocon-associated protein subunit alpha, which produces MKNFILFILLALPATLLTVNNGPLLAYGQEDEIVDDTVEIEGDDGSVVPDDEIEEDTTKASADAETVILFTKPVISSAANLELPAGVLVEFLVGFTNKGEVDFTLDTVDASFRYPMDFNFHIQNFSTITYNKVVKPNHEATVAYSFIPSEVFAGRPFGLNINLNYRDANGLSFTDAVYNETIQIVELDEGLDGETVFLYVFLAACAILTLVGGQQLLSSFGRKSRFSSSRKPPVEMGTSNPNNVDYDWLPKDTLNRLSKSPRTPKQSPRQRKAKRAAGSDD; this is translated from the exons atgaaaaactttatcCTATTTATACTACTGGCCTTGCCAGCCACTCTTCTCACAGTTAATAACG GACCTCTATTGGCTTATGGTCAAGAAGATGAGATCGTCGACGACACGGTTGAAATTGAAGGTGATGATGGCTCTGTGGTACCAGATGATGAGATAGAAGAGGATACTACAAAGGCATCAGCTGATGCTGAAACTGTAATACTCTTCACAAAGCCTGTCATCTCTTCTGCTGCAAATCTAG AACTACCTGCTGGGGTATTAGTCGAGTTCTTAGTTGGTTTTACGAATAAGGGTGAAGTGGATTTCACTCTGGATACTGTCGATGCTTCCTTCCGTTATCCTATGGACTTTAACTTCcacattcaaaatttctcaactATTACGTACAACAAGGTCGTCAAGCCAAATCATGAAGCTACAGTTGCTTACTCTTTCATCCCATCAGAAGTGTTTGCTGGAAGACCTTTTGGGCTCAACATTAATCTTAATTACAGAGATGCT AATGGCCTCTCTTTTACTGATGCAGTTTACAATGAAACTATACAAATAGTTGAATTGGACGAAGGTCTGGATGGTGAAACTGTGTTCCTGTACGTATTCCTAGCTGCGTGTGCTATCTTGACTCTAGTCGGTGGTCAGCAGTTGTTGTCTTCTTTTGGACGAAAATCCCGGTTCTCCTCATCTCGTAAGCCACCTGTAGAAATGGGGACATCCAATCCAAACAATGTTGATTACGACTGGCTACCCAAAGACACTCTTAATAGGCTaa GCAAATCTCCAAGAACTCCAAAGCAGAGTCCGAGACAGCGAAAAGCTAAGCGGGCGGCAGGGTCCGATGACTGA
- the LOC105691179 gene encoding inactive peptidyl-prolyl cis-trans isomerase FKBP6, which produces MNTQCQRGFTIAQLLKEPNMILEVGSDLNNDEEEDEIFGFTGNSKMSGADMLRFLNINDNSDDDNNDQADETIVPVGLSFESLRATMIDISGNEKVFKAVKKPGVGDVVPKDAMVTITYWGYFEYRDEPFDSSVFRQSSERIRLNQGMLIPGLDIGIQTMKKYEQSVFVINSDYAYGAMGCPPRIPPNEDVLFIVILESFIDNAAADTYESLDKEERRSLAISFPKAMAFHITANDDFNRKRIKQAIRGYKKVIQILENVHLKNQEEQDKQQKALSKAYVNLGICYNKLNEPRRACLACRNAPIPNAKAHFTHGKALMTMGEYDEAMKELHHARMMEPQNRRVIDEIKELNSKMRKYKTTEKDLWSRCLGVKKETQMTEYMTCVRNICEDFLNNPDLLRQALPAGLDEGELECIKQQAALLGLSFTKHERYGKVVFYMSKPDYESHRST; this is translated from the exons aTGAACACGCAATGCCAGCGAGGATTTACGAttgc tcAACTTTTGAAAGAGCCGAACATGATTTTGGAAGTGGGGAGTGACTTGAACaacgatgaagaagaagatgaaatttttggttttactGGTAATTCTAAAATGTCTGGAGCAGATATGCTGcgttttttgaatattaaTGACAATAGTGATGATGACAACAATGATCAGGCAGATGAGACAATTGTCCCTGTAGGACTTAGCTTCGAATCATTAAGAGCCACCATGATTGATATCTCTGGCAATGAAAAA GTGTTTAAAGCTGTAAAAAAACCGGGTGTCGGTGATGTAGTCCCAAAGGATGCTATGGTCACGATAACTTACTGGGGGTATTTTGAGTACAGAGATGAACCATTTGATTCATCAGTTTTTCGCCAATCATCTGAAAGAATCCGATTAAACCAAGGAATGTTGATTCCGGGGCTGGACATTGGGATTCAGACAATGAAAAAGTACGAGCAGTCTGTGTTTGTGATAAATTCTGATTATGCTTATGGAGCCATGGGTTGTCCACCAAGAATCCCTCCAAATGAAGACGTATTGTTCATTGTTATTTTGGAGAGTTTCATTGACAATGCAGCTGCTGATACGTACGAAAGCCTTgacaaagaagaaagaagatccCTGGCAATATCTTTCCCTAAGGCCATGGCCTTCCATATAACTGCTAATGATGATTTTAATAGAAAACGGATCAAACAAGCCATCAGAGG GTATAAAAAAGTGATACAAATTTTGGAGAACGTTCACTTGAAAAATCAGGAAGAGCAGGATAAGCAGCAGAAGGCTTTAAGCAAAGCTTATGTGAACTTGGGTATCTGTTATAACAAGCTGAACGAGCCACGCAGAGCCTGCCTAGCATGTAGGAATGCCCCAATACCGAATGCTAAAGCACATTTTAC tcaTGGTAAGGCACTAATGACTATGGGCGAATATGACGAAGCAATGAAAGAATTGCACCATGCCAGAATGATGGAGCCACAAAATCGGAGAGTCATTGATGAAATCAAGGAG CTGAAttcaaaaatgagaaagtaCAAAACAACCGAAAAAGATCTTTGGTCTCGATGTTTAGGCGTCAAAAAAGAAACTCAAATGACCGAGTATATGACATGCGTTCGTAACATATGTGAAGATTTTCTAAATAATCCAGATTTGTTGAGACAAGCCTTGCCTGCTGGACTCGACGAAGGCGAATTAGAATGTATCAAGCAGCAAGCAGCCCTTCTCGGCTTGTCATTCACAAAACACGAAAGATATGGCAAAGTTGTTTTCTACATGAGTAAGCCTGACTATGAAAGTCATCGGTCTacataa